One window from the genome of Nicotiana sylvestris chromosome 9, ASM39365v2, whole genome shotgun sequence encodes:
- the LOC138877986 gene encoding uncharacterized protein: MSAPPRNWEGQSTDRPPLFNGHYYSWWKNRMRDQIIGEDYQLWDIVTDSTLATMKKNGEGVDVPKIRVDCNAEDLRKWGKMLKRRNGLVIIEKYKVEKILTRVLPVTWESKITVTQESKNIVTLKLDELIGNLTAYELRRQTMKMDAPKKERSLAFRITEGADLEEDEMTMITKDFKKYLMKGKGPSRSGSYSKLRVPEKQTNEGCYKCGKTDRHIKNCPQWEIEWKKEIAERRNMKKEQDLNNEKVQLSKECVILKAKCKNLELRASESESKNAELKNQVHELDITILELRSESLKLKLRTGKKKTDHAQLTLEENVGKMKDELYKRDEQIRVLKQDLNKVKYELYRTCKWNRSSDALSGLHEHHSRNKRGLGYGTP; encoded by the exons atgagcGCACCACCtagaaactgggaagggcaatccactgataggcctccactctttaatggccactactactcttggtggaaaaatAGGATGAGAGATCAAATCATCGGAGAAGACTATCAGCTATGGGACATTGTCACTGATAGTACCCTGGCTACCATGAAGAAGAATGGtgaaggagtagatgtgccaaaaaTAAGAGTTGACTGCAATGCTGAGGACTTGAGAAAATGGGGAAAAATGCTAAAGCGAAGAAATGGCTT ggttattattgaaaaatacaaggttgagaaaattctGACAAGGGTTTTGCCTgttacttgggaaagcaaaatcactgttactcaggaatcaaagaatattgtcactcttaagttggatgagctaattggaaatctcactgcctatgaacttagaaggcaaaccatgaagatggatgcacccaaaaAGGAAAGGAGTCTGGCATTCAGAATCACTGAAGGTGCTgatctagaggaggatgaaatgaccatgatcacaaaagacttcaagaagtacctaatgaaAGGAAAGGGTCcttcaagaagtggaagctacAGCAAACTAAGGGTTCCTGAAAAACAAACCAATGAGGGGTGTTACAAGTGTGGGAAGACTGATCGCCACATCAAAAActgtcctcaatgggaaattgaatggaagaaggaaatagctgaacgaaggaacatgaagaaggaacag GATCTAAATAATGAAAAAGTACAGCTGTCTAAGGAGtgtgtgattttgaaagctaagtgcaaaaatctggaacttagggctagtgaaagtgaaagtaaaaatgctgagttaaaGAACCAAGTTCATGAACTTGACATCACTATCCTAGAGCTTAGATCTGAAAGTCTAAAATTGAAATTAAGAACTGGTAAAAAGAAAACTGATCACgcacaactcactttagaagaaaatgtaggaaaaatgaaagatgagttgtacaaaagagatgagcagataagagtccttaAGCAGGATTTAAACAAGGTTAAGTACGAGCTATACAGAACCTGTAAATGGAATAGGTCCTCCGATGCACTTTCAGGGCTACATGAACACCATAGTAGaaataagagaggacttggctacgggaccccttaa